In Psychrobacter ciconiae, the following are encoded in one genomic region:
- a CDS encoding CTP synthase, producing MTKFIFVTGGVVSSLGKGITAASLAAVLEARGVKVTMTKMDPYINVDPGTMSPFQHGEVFVTDDGAETDLDLGYYERFLRHSKMSKSNNFTSGRIYQTVLNKERRGEYLGGTVQVIPHITDEIKNKILASGAGYDVAIIEIGGTVGDIESLPFMEAVRQLQVELGRNKAMLMHLTLVPYISSAGETKTKPTQHSVKELRSIGLQPDILICRSEHQISQDNRRKIALFTNVEERAVIMCEDAKSIYQIPRALYEQDLDDIICERFGLDLPEADLSDWDKVVEAQLNPKANVTVAMVGKYVELPDAYKSINEALLHAGITHQTAVKIDYVDAERLEDDDSLLNNLKNADAILVPGGFGERGTIGKMKAITYARENNVPYLGICLGMQLAVIEYARNVLNLDANSSEFDKKTAEPIIGLIVEWLDERGELQIRSDDSDLGGTMRLGAQQAELVAGSKLARIYGATTITERHRHRYEMNNRYIEPLEAAGMTISGYSAKQHLVEAVEIQSHPWFVAVQFHPEFTSSPRGGHPLFNSFVKAAKSYCDSK from the coding sequence ATGACCAAGTTTATATTTGTGACCGGTGGGGTGGTGTCCTCACTAGGAAAAGGTATCACGGCAGCCTCACTTGCCGCAGTGTTAGAGGCGCGCGGGGTCAAGGTCACCATGACCAAGATGGACCCGTATATCAACGTCGACCCCGGTACGATGAGCCCATTTCAGCATGGTGAGGTGTTTGTCACTGATGATGGCGCTGAAACCGATTTGGACTTGGGCTATTACGAGCGCTTTTTACGTCACTCAAAGATGAGCAAAAGCAACAACTTTACCAGTGGTCGTATTTATCAAACGGTGCTCAATAAAGAGCGCCGCGGCGAGTATTTGGGCGGAACGGTTCAGGTGATTCCGCACATTACCGATGAGATTAAAAATAAAATCTTAGCCAGTGGCGCAGGCTACGACGTGGCAATCATCGAAATCGGTGGCACGGTCGGCGATATTGAATCGCTGCCATTTATGGAAGCCGTTCGCCAATTGCAAGTTGAGCTTGGTCGCAATAAAGCCATGCTAATGCATTTAACGCTGGTGCCTTATATTTCAAGCGCAGGGGAGACCAAAACCAAGCCCACTCAGCACTCGGTAAAAGAGCTGCGCTCCATTGGACTTCAGCCAGATATTTTGATTTGCCGCTCAGAGCATCAAATCTCGCAAGATAACCGCCGCAAAATCGCGCTATTTACCAACGTCGAAGAGCGCGCCGTCATCATGTGCGAGGACGCCAAAAGCATTTATCAAATCCCGCGCGCGCTTTATGAGCAGGATTTGGATGACATTATTTGTGAGCGCTTTGGTCTTGATTTGCCGGAAGCCGATTTGAGCGATTGGGACAAAGTCGTTGAGGCCCAGCTGAATCCAAAAGCCAATGTCACTGTGGCGATGGTTGGCAAATACGTTGAGCTTCCAGACGCTTATAAGTCGATTAATGAGGCGCTACTTCATGCCGGAATCACCCACCAAACGGCGGTTAAAATCGATTACGTCGATGCGGAGCGCTTAGAAGATGACGACAGCTTGCTTAACAACCTGAAAAACGCCGATGCGATTTTGGTTCCAGGCGGCTTTGGCGAGCGCGGAACGATTGGCAAAATGAAAGCCATCACTTATGCTCGCGAAAATAATGTCCCGTATCTTGGCATTTGCTTGGGCATGCAGCTTGCGGTCATTGAATACGCGCGAAACGTGTTAAATTTAGACGCTAATTCGTCAGAATTTGATAAAAAAACCGCCGAGCCAATCATCGGTCTTATCGTTGAGTGGCTTGATGAGCGCGGCGAGCTACAAATCCGCAGCGACGACTCTGACCTTGGCGGTACGATGCGCTTGGGTGCACAGCAGGCAGAATTGGTTGCCGGAAGTAAGCTTGCGCGGATTTATGGCGCGACCACCATCACTGAGCGTCACCGCCACCGCTATGAGATGAATAACCGCTATATCGAGCCGCTAGAAGCTGCCGGCATGACCATCTCAGGGTATTCCGCCAAGCAGCATTTGGTTGAAGCGGTTGAAATCCAAAGCCACCCTTGGTTTGTGGCGGTTCAGTTCCACCCTGAATTCACCAGTTCGCCGCGCGGTGGTCATCCGCTATTTAATAGCTTTGTAAAAGCGGCAAAGTCGTATTGTGATAGCAAATAA
- the kdsA gene encoding 3-deoxy-8-phosphooctulonate synthase: MSDLQAQSHLSIQSPSQDIIIGNDKPFVLFGGMNVLESKELAFEIAEQYLDICNRLGIGFVFKASFDKANRSSLTSFRGPGLETGMDWLGQIKAKFGVPIITDVHEPYQAAPVAEVADIIQLPAFLSRQTDLVQAMAKTGAIINIKKAQFLAPHEMRHIINKCLEAGNDKIILCERGSAFGYNNLVVDMLGFDTMKQMDVPVFFDVTHSLQQPGARSDSAGGRREQITTLARAGMATGIAGLFLEAHPNPEAAKCDGPCALRMSQLEPFLRQIQQLDTLVKGFEKLDTN; the protein is encoded by the coding sequence ATGAGCGATTTGCAAGCCCAATCTCATCTTAGTATTCAAAGTCCTTCTCAAGATATTATCATCGGTAATGACAAGCCGTTTGTCTTGTTTGGCGGCATGAACGTTTTGGAGTCCAAAGAGTTAGCATTTGAGATTGCCGAGCAGTATCTTGATATTTGTAACCGTCTTGGCATCGGCTTTGTGTTTAAGGCAAGCTTTGATAAAGCAAACCGATCAAGTTTAACCTCATTTCGCGGGCCTGGTCTTGAAACGGGAATGGATTGGCTTGGTCAAATCAAAGCAAAGTTCGGCGTGCCGATTATCACTGACGTTCATGAGCCGTATCAAGCCGCGCCGGTTGCAGAAGTTGCCGATATCATTCAGCTTCCAGCGTTTTTATCGCGGCAGACCGATTTGGTGCAAGCGATGGCAAAAACAGGCGCGATTATTAACATTAAAAAAGCGCAGTTTTTAGCGCCGCATGAGATGCGCCATATTATTAATAAATGTCTCGAGGCGGGCAATGATAAAATCATTTTATGCGAGCGTGGCAGTGCCTTTGGTTATAATAATTTGGTCGTGGATATGCTTGGCTTTGATACCATGAAGCAAATGGACGTTCCGGTGTTTTTTGATGTGACTCATAGCCTTCAGCAGCCGGGTGCCAGAAGCGATAGTGCAGGCGGTCGCCGTGAGCAAATCACGACTTTAGCACGCGCCGGCATGGCAACGGGGATTGCGGGACTGTTTTTGGAAGCGCATCCCAATCCTGAAGCCGCTAAATGTGACGGTCCGTGCGCCCTTAGAATGAGCCAGCTTGAGCCATTTTTACGTCAAATTCAGCAGCTTGACACGCTCGTTAAAGGCTTTGAAAAGCTCGATACCAACTAA
- a CDS encoding heavy-metal-associated domain-containing protein has translation MAIQVARVSIENIDTPEGIESVMTALKNITGVTAIELDPVSQTALVNYDDNDTTIHALTAAITMVDYVTQPFPIDAPQNPKYH, from the coding sequence ATGGCTATTCAAGTGGCAAGGGTTAGTATTGAAAACATCGATACCCCTGAGGGCATTGAGAGCGTGATGACCGCGCTAAAAAACATCACCGGCGTGACCGCGATTGAGCTTGATCCGGTCAGTCAAACGGCGCTTGTCAACTATGATGACAATGACACGACCATTCATGCACTGACGGCAGCGATAACGATGGTCGATTACGTCACTCAACCGTTTCCTATCGATGCGCCGCAAAACCCGAAATATCATTAA
- a CDS encoding heavy-metal-associated domain-containing protein — protein MAEQTQIINIDGMTCQGCVASIYNATANIDGLESMSIDLSANNATVTFDDSKTSADKIASAIEDAGFDAAVANR, from the coding sequence ATGGCGGAACAAACCCAAATTATTAATATTGACGGCATGACTTGCCAAGGCTGCGTCGCAAGCATTTATAATGCGACTGCTAATATTGACGGTCTTGAGAGCATGAGCATTGATTTGTCAGCAAATAACGCGACCGTGACTTTCGATGACAGTAAAACTAGCGCCGACAAGATTGCAAGCGCCATTGAAGATGCCGGATTTGACGCGGCGGTTGCTAACCGTTAG
- a CDS encoding heavy metal translocating P-type ATPase, whose amino-acid sequence MSEFSNSDFDADKVTTKATQKVTSATDSAHLQLAIEGMTCQACASRIEKVLNKKPEIYTASVNFAGETANIDYNPEAVTTQQILEWVSKTGFVANLQEEAALFDTDEDTPTIPWRLLALWVCLLPFLAGMLGMIVGQGMAWMPPIWIQFVLATIVQFGLALPFYKSAWASIKGGLANMDVLVVLGTVTIWAYSTYIWLTHGDGSVASLMQGMGHGHDSAGVYFEAGVMVIAFVRTGKYLEERTKKQSLNSIDLLLSLTPDEVEQLQPNGDFHEVALKDVQVGDILRAKQGSRVATDGKVIKGEGYCVESHLTGESVPLKKRVGDALLAGALVENGSLVYRVRAKGRDTKLGDMVQALSDAQGSKANLARLADRVTAIFVPVVVGIAVITFGITWWWSGVLETALMHAVSVLVIACPCALGLATPAAIMAGMGVAARHGIWFKDAQSLEAAGNIDTVVLDKTGTLTIGRPAIVDTVMVDNSIDRNEVLQLAASVEAHASHPLATAIVNAAKAQRLPLLSVSDVNVVKGAGIEAAVEDLGIVRVGTAKFANLTLPKLMPKAWQIASTVAVSINDVPLGAFALADDLKEDAFDAIEALKNDGIDVVLMSGDNQSVVDYVADELAIDNAFGQLSPRDKAEKISELQSQGHKVAMAGDGVNDAPAMATADASFAMVEGTDVAQHSASARLMGESLLHINAAQKIADATLKNIKQNLFFAFIYNCLGIPLAAFGFLNPMIAAAAMALSSISVLLNALRLTRFQTPIEAKNVSAKRAD is encoded by the coding sequence ATGAGTGAGTTTTCTAATTCTGACTTTGACGCCGACAAGGTGACCACCAAAGCTACCCAAAAAGTAACCTCTGCAACCGACAGCGCCCATTTACAGCTTGCGATTGAGGGTATGACCTGTCAGGCGTGTGCGTCGAGAATTGAAAAAGTGCTCAATAAAAAGCCAGAAATTTATACCGCAAGCGTCAACTTTGCGGGTGAAACTGCCAATATCGATTACAATCCGGAAGCGGTGACCACGCAGCAGATTCTGGAATGGGTCAGTAAAACCGGATTTGTCGCCAATCTGCAAGAAGAAGCGGCGCTATTTGATACTGATGAGGACACGCCAACCATCCCTTGGCGCTTGCTTGCGCTTTGGGTATGTTTGCTGCCGTTTTTGGCAGGAATGCTTGGGATGATAGTTGGTCAGGGTATGGCGTGGATGCCGCCGATTTGGATTCAGTTTGTGCTTGCCACCATCGTTCAATTTGGCTTGGCACTGCCGTTTTACAAAAGCGCTTGGGCGTCGATTAAAGGCGGTCTTGCCAATATGGATGTTTTGGTGGTCCTCGGCACGGTGACGATTTGGGCGTATTCAACCTATATTTGGCTCACGCACGGCGATGGTAGCGTAGCAAGTCTGATGCAGGGGATGGGGCATGGTCATGACAGTGCAGGCGTTTATTTCGAAGCCGGAGTAATGGTCATTGCTTTTGTGCGAACGGGAAAATATCTTGAGGAGCGCACCAAAAAGCAAAGCTTAAATAGCATTGATTTATTGCTATCTTTGACGCCTGATGAGGTTGAACAGTTGCAGCCCAATGGTGACTTTCATGAAGTGGCGCTCAAAGACGTTCAGGTTGGCGATATTTTACGCGCCAAGCAAGGCAGCCGCGTGGCAACCGATGGTAAAGTCATCAAAGGCGAGGGCTACTGCGTTGAAAGCCACCTAACGGGCGAATCTGTACCGCTTAAAAAACGCGTCGGCGATGCGTTGCTGGCAGGGGCACTGGTTGAAAATGGCAGCTTGGTTTACCGTGTTCGTGCCAAGGGTCGCGACACTAAGCTTGGCGATATGGTGCAAGCGCTCAGTGACGCCCAAGGCTCAAAAGCCAATTTGGCGCGCTTGGCTGACCGTGTGACTGCGATTTTTGTTCCGGTCGTTGTTGGTATTGCCGTCATCACGTTTGGCATCACGTGGTGGTGGTCAGGAGTTTTAGAGACGGCATTGATGCACGCGGTTTCAGTGTTGGTGATTGCTTGCCCTTGCGCCCTTGGTTTGGCAACGCCTGCCGCAATCATGGCAGGAATGGGCGTTGCCGCGCGCCATGGCATTTGGTTTAAGGACGCGCAAAGCCTTGAAGCGGCGGGCAATATTGACACGGTCGTACTAGATAAAACCGGAACACTGACTATCGGTCGCCCAGCCATCGTTGATACAGTGATGGTGGACAATAGCATTGACCGAAATGAGGTCTTGCAGCTTGCCGCAAGCGTTGAGGCTCATGCAAGCCATCCCTTAGCGACCGCTATTGTCAACGCGGCAAAAGCGCAACGATTGCCGCTGCTTTCGGTCAGTGATGTCAACGTGGTTAAAGGCGCGGGGATTGAAGCTGCCGTTGAAGATTTAGGCATTGTTCGCGTTGGTACCGCAAAATTTGCCAATTTAACTTTGCCAAAGCTTATGCCCAAAGCGTGGCAAATCGCCAGTACGGTTGCGGTCAGCATCAACGATGTTCCTTTAGGCGCGTTTGCATTGGCTGATGATTTGAAGGAAGACGCCTTTGATGCCATCGAAGCCTTAAAAAATGACGGTATTGACGTCGTGCTTATGAGTGGTGACAATCAGTCAGTGGTCGATTACGTTGCTGACGAGCTTGCAATCGATAACGCCTTTGGTCAATTAAGCCCGCGCGATAAAGCCGAAAAAATCAGCGAGCTGCAAAGCCAAGGTCACAAAGTCGCCATGGCAGGGGATGGGGTCAATGATGCCCCTGCTATGGCAACGGCGGATGCAAGCTTTGCCATGGTTGAAGGCACGGACGTCGCTCAGCACAGCGCCTCAGCGCGATTGATGGGCGAGTCGTTACTACATATTAATGCCGCGCAAAAAATTGCTGACGCCACTTTAAAAAATATCAAGCAAAACCTATTTTTTGCTTTTATTTATAATTGTTTAGGGATTCCATTAGCTGCGTTTGGGTTTTTAAACCCGATGATTGCTGCAGCGGCAATGGCGCTTAGCTCCATTTCGGTGCTATTAAATGCGCTACGATTAACGCGATTTCAAACACCAATTGAAGCTAAGAATGTTTCGGCAAAGCGCGCTGATTGA
- the eno gene encoding phosphopyruvate hydratase, producing MYAEETKSSSEIKDIRAREILDSRGNPTIEADVILEDGTIGRAAAPSGASTGSREALELRDQDSGRYLGKGVKKAVANVNSQIRTALMNTDVSEQQRIDDLMIELDGTENKDNLGANAMLAVSLAAAKAAAQSQSLPLHQYIANLRGQTSLTMPVPMMNILNGGEHADNTVDIQEFMIEPVGFSSFSEALRAGTEIFHSLKSVLKSQGLNTAVGDEGGFAPNLRSNEEAITVIMQAIDQAGYKAGQDIYLALDCAASEFYKNGQYVLAGEGNKAFDSQGFSDYLVGLTRQYPIVSIEDGLDESDWDGWAYLTQQIGDKVQLVGDDLFVTNPAILQEGIDKHIANAILIKFNQIGTLSETLDAIYLAKKNGYATIISHRSGETEDSTIADLAVGTAAGQIKTGSLCRSDRVAKYNQLLRIEQQIRASYRGKDEFIGLRG from the coding sequence ATGTACGCTGAAGAAACCAAAAGCAGTTCTGAAATTAAAGACATTCGCGCTCGTGAGATTTTAGATTCACGCGGCAACCCAACCATCGAAGCTGACGTGATTTTAGAAGATGGCACCATCGGTCGCGCCGCTGCCCCAAGTGGCGCCTCAACCGGCTCACGCGAGGCACTAGAGCTTCGCGACCAAGACAGTGGTCGCTACCTTGGCAAGGGCGTCAAAAAAGCCGTTGCTAATGTCAACAGCCAAATCAGAACTGCTCTTATGAACACCGATGTCAGCGAGCAGCAGCGCATTGATGACCTCATGATTGAGCTTGACGGTACCGAAAATAAAGACAATTTAGGTGCCAACGCCATGCTTGCGGTGTCACTTGCCGCTGCCAAAGCCGCCGCCCAGTCGCAAAGCTTGCCGCTGCATCAATATATCGCCAATCTTCGTGGTCAAACCTCATTGACCATGCCTGTTCCCATGATGAATATTTTAAATGGCGGCGAGCACGCGGATAATACGGTTGATATTCAAGAATTTATGATTGAGCCGGTGGGCTTTAGCAGCTTTTCAGAAGCCCTTCGCGCCGGAACGGAAATCTTCCACAGCTTAAAATCAGTCCTAAAATCACAAGGCTTAAATACCGCTGTTGGTGATGAAGGCGGTTTTGCACCAAACCTTCGCAGCAACGAAGAAGCCATCACTGTCATTATGCAAGCCATTGACCAAGCCGGCTACAAGGCAGGTCAAGACATCTATTTGGCACTTGACTGCGCGGCGAGCGAGTTTTACAAAAATGGTCAATATGTCTTGGCAGGCGAAGGCAACAAAGCTTTTGATAGCCAAGGATTTTCTGACTATCTCGTCGGCTTGACCCGCCAATATCCGATTGTCTCAATCGAAGACGGCTTAGATGAGTCAGATTGGGACGGCTGGGCATATTTAACCCAGCAAATCGGTGATAAAGTTCAGCTGGTTGGTGATGATTTGTTTGTGACCAATCCTGCTATCTTACAAGAAGGCATTGATAAACACATTGCCAACGCCATTTTAATTAAGTTTAACCAAATTGGCACGTTGTCAGAAACCCTTGACGCCATTTATTTGGCGAAGAAAAACGGCTATGCGACCATCATTTCGCACCGCTCAGGCGAAACCGAAGACAGCACCATTGCTGATTTGGCGGTAGGAACGGCGGCAGGTCAAATCAAAACCGGCTCACTTTGCCGCTCTGACCGCGTTGCCAAATACAACCAGCTGCTTCGTATTGAGCAGCAAATTCGCGCAAGCTATCGCGGTAAAGATGAGTTTATCGGGCTTCGTGGTTAA
- a CDS encoding septum formation initiator family protein codes for MKYISQFLLLGLAVIVLLGLQYQYWFGENGHLERKQLSAEIEKQQQRNDSQSFANELLKTDVFDLKNGLEAVEEHARLDLGLIKANETFVQLSTAATAEPYKN; via the coding sequence ATGAAATATATTAGCCAGTTTTTATTATTAGGTTTAGCCGTTATTGTTTTGCTTGGGCTACAATATCAATATTGGTTTGGCGAAAACGGTCACCTTGAGCGCAAACAATTGAGCGCTGAGATTGAAAAGCAGCAGCAAAGAAACGACAGTCAATCATTTGCCAATGAGCTGTTAAAAACAGATGTTTTTGATCTAAAAAATGGTCTTGAAGCGGTAGAGGAGCATGCAAGGCTTGATTTAGGATTGATAAAAGCAAATGAAACCTTTGTTCAATTGTCAACCGCTGCTACAGCCGAGCCTTACAAAAATTAA
- the ispD gene encoding 2-C-methyl-D-erythritol 4-phosphate cytidylyltransferase, with amino-acid sequence MTQSCSSQASCLGVPVRVHSMIVAAGVGSRFKSEIPKQLTPIFGKTVLEHSLSGLAKSHFIDHCLIVINALDTITPHLNFEIPVTFATGGSERWQSVQSGLQALIKAGVKEDELILIHDAARPTVPVEDINCVIQAAFCEEFGAILAAPVADTLKKASSNTSGHSYIEQTLDRSVIWQAQTPQVFRVGALLQALNHIAVSGIAITDEASAFEALNLPIRLVVGSRKNIKLTYPEDKIIIESILAS; translated from the coding sequence ATGACCCAGTCGTGCTCATCTCAAGCCAGCTGTCTAGGCGTACCTGTCCGCGTTCACTCAATGATAGTTGCCGCAGGGGTCGGTAGTAGATTCAAATCTGAAATTCCCAAGCAGCTCACCCCAATCTTTGGCAAGACCGTTTTAGAGCACAGCCTCAGTGGTTTAGCAAAAAGCCATTTTATTGATCACTGCTTAATCGTCATCAATGCTTTAGATACAATCACGCCGCATCTTAATTTTGAAATACCCGTAACTTTCGCGACAGGTGGGTCAGAGCGTTGGCAGTCGGTGCAATCAGGGCTACAAGCTTTAATCAAAGCAGGCGTAAAAGAGGATGAGTTGATTCTGATTCACGATGCCGCGCGCCCAACTGTCCCTGTAGAAGATATCAACTGTGTAATTCAAGCCGCGTTCTGTGAGGAATTTGGCGCAATCTTAGCCGCTCCTGTTGCTGACACCCTTAAAAAAGCATCTAGCAACACCTCTGGTCACAGCTATATCGAGCAAACGCTTGATCGCAGCGTGATTTGGCAGGCACAAACACCACAAGTGTTTCGAGTAGGGGCACTTTTACAAGCTTTGAATCATATCGCGGTCAGTGGCATTGCCATTACCGATGAAGCCAGCGCTTTTGAAGCTTTAAACCTTCCTATCAGACTGGTTGTTGGTAGCAGAAAAAATATAAAGCTGACCTATCCTGAAGATAAGATAATTATCGAGTCAATATTAGCCAGTTAA
- a CDS encoding BLUF domain-containing protein yields MRTDVPQSVESDLYQLIYTSRITSTGLSGASTLNDIAETSVHNNQKNDITGILCYGNGYFFQYIEGSEQALTNLKNQLLIDERHKDLKTLDFSAINERKFKDWSLRSIILERWLLKDPKVKHLLPFKPYSWTDSETEQFLMALQRYYEQKQGEPKLDTQPIKYSALGLTLSKVVGEHQAFFLIQTVLAALIVVTLLWVLLADKLGF; encoded by the coding sequence ATGCGTACTGATGTGCCCCAATCTGTAGAGTCCGATCTCTACCAGCTGATTTATACCAGCCGGATTACTTCAACGGGACTTTCAGGAGCCAGTACCTTAAACGATATCGCTGAAACCTCAGTTCATAACAACCAAAAAAATGACATTACTGGCATTCTTTGCTACGGTAATGGTTATTTTTTTCAGTATATAGAAGGCTCGGAGCAAGCGCTTACCAATCTAAAAAATCAACTGCTGATAGATGAGCGTCATAAAGATTTAAAGACTTTGGACTTCTCAGCAATCAACGAGCGTAAATTCAAAGACTGGTCTTTACGATCGATAATCCTTGAGCGCTGGCTGCTAAAAGATCCCAAGGTAAAACATTTATTACCATTTAAGCCCTATTCTTGGACGGATTCAGAAACTGAGCAATTTTTAATGGCTTTACAGCGTTATTATGAGCAAAAACAGGGTGAACCTAAGCTTGATACCCAGCCTATTAAATACAGTGCTTTAGGGCTGACGTTAAGTAAAGTGGTCGGCGAACATCAAGCGTTTTTCTTGATTCAAACGGTTTTGGCTGCCTTGATTGTAGTAACACTGCTTTGGGTACTACTAGCTGATAAGTTAGGGTTTTAA